From one Allorhizobium ampelinum S4 genomic stretch:
- a CDS encoding beta-galactosidase: MLGVCYYPEHWPESQWHIDAQNMRKLGISYVRIGEFAWSRLEARRGQFTFEWLDRAIDILHEAGLKVVLGTPTATPPKWLMDEHPDIAPYDADGNVRGFGSRRHYSFSSEIWWAESARIVEVIAKRYGTHPGIAGWQTDNEYGCHDTTVSWGPEDLKAFRRWLRMRYQTTDQLNEAWGSVFWSMEVNSFDEVELPTRTVTEPNPAQRLDFWRFSSDQVAAYDKMQVDIIRKHSPGRWITHNFMGFINDFDHFQVGDNLDLASWDSYPIGFVEKFPFTEDERNRWAETSHPDIAPFHHDLYRGVGRGRFWVMEQQPGPVNWAPWNPVPKPGMVRLWTWEALAHGAEVVSYFRWRQAPFAQEQMHAGLNLPGLDEWSVGGLEAHAVAGELAALGDLPESVQAPVALVYDYASYWATTIQPQGRDFRYEELAFRWYEAARRLGLDVDFVRPGADLSGYKLVLVPCLMQVNEAALAAFKNTDAVVLYGPRTGSRDEKFRIPENLPPGPLAPLTDTRQTQVASLRPRLGDSVSGSVSGRAIRWREYLETTATVIATFENGDPALTSQNDHHYLACWPDEALLSSTLAVLAEKAGLETLVLPEHIRIRRRGNLTFAFNYGAEDWTIPVSGEFVLGGQVLKPQQLAVWV; this comes from the coding sequence ATGCTGGGCGTTTGCTATTATCCCGAACATTGGCCGGAGAGCCAATGGCATATCGATGCGCAAAACATGCGCAAGCTTGGCATTTCCTATGTGCGCATCGGCGAATTCGCCTGGTCGCGGCTGGAGGCGAGGCGGGGTCAGTTCACCTTCGAATGGCTGGACCGGGCCATCGATATTCTGCATGAGGCGGGCCTGAAGGTGGTGCTTGGCACCCCGACCGCCACACCGCCGAAATGGCTGATGGACGAGCATCCCGACATTGCGCCCTATGATGCCGACGGGAATGTGCGCGGCTTCGGCTCGCGTCGCCATTATAGTTTTTCGAGCGAAATCTGGTGGGCCGAAAGCGCTCGAATCGTTGAAGTCATCGCCAAGCGCTACGGCACCCATCCGGGCATTGCTGGCTGGCAGACCGATAACGAATACGGCTGCCATGACACCACCGTATCTTGGGGGCCTGAAGACCTGAAGGCCTTCCGCCGCTGGTTGCGGATGCGGTATCAGACCACCGACCAGCTCAATGAGGCCTGGGGCTCGGTGTTCTGGTCGATGGAGGTCAACAGTTTTGATGAGGTCGAGCTACCCACCCGCACCGTGACCGAGCCGAACCCGGCGCAGCGGCTGGATTTCTGGCGCTTCTCCTCCGATCAGGTGGCCGCCTATGATAAAATGCAGGTGGACATCATCCGCAAGCATTCACCGGGCCGCTGGATTACCCATAACTTCATGGGTTTCATCAATGATTTCGATCATTTCCAGGTGGGCGACAATCTCGATCTCGCCAGCTGGGATAGCTATCCGATCGGCTTCGTCGAAAAATTCCCGTTTACCGAAGACGAGCGCAATCGTTGGGCGGAAACCTCCCATCCCGACATCGCGCCCTTCCACCATGATCTCTACCGCGGTGTTGGCCGTGGCCGGTTCTGGGTGATGGAGCAGCAGCCCGGTCCGGTCAATTGGGCACCGTGGAACCCGGTTCCCAAGCCCGGCATGGTCAGGCTGTGGACCTGGGAAGCGCTGGCGCATGGGGCAGAGGTGGTCAGCTATTTCCGCTGGCGCCAGGCACCGTTTGCGCAGGAGCAGATGCATGCAGGCCTCAATCTGCCGGGGCTTGATGAATGGTCGGTGGGCGGGTTGGAAGCGCATGCCGTTGCTGGCGAACTGGCAGCGCTTGGCGATCTGCCAGAGAGCGTTCAGGCACCCGTGGCGCTGGTCTATGACTATGCCAGCTATTGGGCGACAACCATCCAGCCGCAGGGCCGGGATTTCCGCTACGAGGAATTGGCGTTTCGCTGGTACGAAGCAGCCCGCCGCCTGGGGCTGGACGTGGATTTTGTGCGCCCCGGTGCTGATCTGTCCGGTTATAAACTGGTGCTCGTTCCCTGCCTGATGCAGGTGAACGAGGCGGCGCTTGCGGCCTTTAAAAACACCGATGCCGTCGTGCTGTACGGTCCGCGCACCGGTTCACGCGACGAGAAATTCCGTATTCCGGAAAACCTGCCGCCCGGTCCGCTGGCTCCTTTGACCGATACGCGCCAAACGCAAGTCGCCTCACTGCGGCCCCGTCTTGGTGATAGCGTTTCAGGCTCAGTTTCGGGCCGGGCCATCCGCTGGCGGGAATATCTGGAAACCACGGCAACCGTCATCGCCACATTCGAAAACGGCGATCCGGCCCTGACGAGCCAGAACGACCACCATTATCTGGCCTGCTGGCCCGACGAGGCTTTGCTGTCTTCAACGCTGGCGGTGCTGGCGGAAAAGGCTGGTCTCGAAACCCTTGTTTTACCAGAGCATATCCGCATCCGCCGCCGTGGCAACCTCACATTCGCCTTCAATTATGGGGCTGAGGACTGGACCATTCCGGTATCCGGCGAGTTTGTCTTAGGCGGACAAGTGCTTAAGCCGCAGCAATTGGCGGTATGGGTTTGA
- a CDS encoding sarcosine oxidase subunit gamma, which produces MSENALPDSVLADFHLVRRPALATKAVERFGVLTLETVFDATILHVLGKPGDVAPMPPQGFDLRNAGPGQWFAVGHASADHAAATFGPTAFLVDQSHGRTLIRISGAPVRNVLAKGTALDLHPDQFAIGSATTTLIGHISVNLCRTGEDQFELLVLRGFAESLWDELAGMAREFQE; this is translated from the coding sequence ATGTCTGAGAACGCCCTGCCTGACTCTGTCCTGGCCGATTTCCACCTTGTTCGCCGTCCAGCACTCGCCACCAAGGCGGTGGAGCGGTTTGGTGTGCTAACGCTGGAAACCGTGTTCGACGCAACCATTCTGCATGTGCTGGGCAAGCCTGGCGATGTTGCACCAATGCCACCGCAAGGCTTTGATCTGCGCAATGCCGGACCCGGCCAATGGTTTGCCGTCGGACATGCAAGTGCCGATCACGCTGCGGCTACCTTTGGCCCAACCGCCTTTCTTGTCGATCAAAGCCATGGCCGCACACTGATCCGCATCAGTGGCGCGCCAGTGCGCAACGTTCTGGCAAAAGGCACCGCGCTTGATCTTCACCCCGATCAATTCGCAATCGGTAGTGCTACGACGACGTTGATCGGCCACATCTCCGTCAATCTCTGCCGTACGGGTGAGGACCAGTTCGAGCTTCTGGTGTTGCGCGGCTTTGCTGAGAGCCTCTGGGACGAGCTTGCGGGGATGGCGCGGGAGTTTCAAGAATAG
- a CDS encoding sarcosine oxidase subunit alpha, with product MTSYRLKSGGLVDRTTALAFTFDGKAMNGFAGDTLASALLANGQQLVGRSFKYHRPRGILTAGAAEPNALMTIGRGGRTEPNTRATMQELYAGLEANSQNRWPSLENDIGAVNSLLSPFLSAGFYYKTFMWPAKFWEKLYEPVIRKAAGLGKASYEADPDAYEKCWAHCDLLVIGAGAAGLMAALTAGRAGARVILLDEQAQIGGGLLAETSLINGVAASDFVATTQAELQSLPNVQILARTTAFGWYDGNVFGAVERVQKHIAVPAANRPVERLWRIATKKAILATGAEERPLVFGGNDIPGVMMAGAMRRYLNHYGVALGKKTAIFTTNDSGYALAADLEAAGVRVTALIDSRRDATIAYQGKARLVRGGLVSNVYGGKSVEGLDLWREGQLERLEVDSLAMSGGFSPIIHLACHRGGKPRWSDEHSAFLAPEGLNNLVLAGSASGVFGIVASMASGFEQAKQALTALGFTIQTLDMPSVEGDIIPTPAKPVWSIPGIKTKAFVDFQNDVHTKDLGLAVQEGYGHVELAKRYTTNGMATDQGKLSNVNAIGLLAEARRVSPAEVGTTTFRPFYTPVSFGALAGTSHGKHFQPVRKSPLHDWAAKNGATFVETGLWYRSAWFPQSGENGWRKSVDREVKNVRTNAGICDVSMLGKIEICGPDAAEFLNRVYCNAFLKLPVGKARYGLMLREDGFIYDDGTTSRMDENRYFMTTTTAYAAGVMNHLEFCAQVHWPELDVRLASVTDQWAQMAVAGPKSRAILQKLVDEDISNEAFPYLAAKDVSLLGGRLKGRLFRISFSGELAFELAVPADFGESIADAVMLAGKEHGIQPYGIEALSVLRIEKGHVTHNEINGTVVPADLGFGKMVSAAKPDFIGKHMLNREGLTAPDRPQLVGVVPLDAKTSFKTGAHILNKNADPTLENDQGYVTSSCFSPHVGCTIGLALVKGGAARHGEEVLVWNGLRNEFTPAKLVSPVFVDPNNEKLHV from the coding sequence ATGACATCCTATCGTCTCAAAAGCGGCGGTCTGGTGGATCGCACAACCGCGCTTGCCTTCACCTTTGATGGCAAAGCCATGAACGGTTTTGCTGGCGATACACTGGCGTCTGCGCTTTTGGCCAATGGCCAGCAATTGGTGGGCCGCAGTTTTAAATATCACCGCCCACGCGGCATTCTGACGGCGGGTGCCGCCGAGCCGAATGCGCTGATGACCATTGGCCGAGGTGGGCGCACGGAGCCAAACACCCGCGCCACCATGCAGGAGCTTTACGCCGGGCTGGAAGCCAACAGCCAAAACCGCTGGCCAAGCCTTGAGAATGATATTGGCGCAGTTAACAGCCTGCTGTCGCCGTTCCTTAGCGCTGGTTTCTACTATAAAACCTTCATGTGGCCAGCAAAGTTCTGGGAAAAGCTCTATGAGCCGGTAATCCGCAAGGCCGCTGGCCTCGGCAAGGCAAGTTATGAAGCCGATCCCGATGCCTATGAGAAATGCTGGGCGCATTGTGACCTATTGGTGATTGGTGCGGGTGCTGCGGGCTTGATGGCGGCTCTGACTGCCGGGCGTGCCGGTGCGCGGGTTATTCTGCTGGATGAGCAGGCGCAAATCGGCGGCGGGCTTTTGGCTGAAACATCATTGATTAATGGTGTTGCCGCCTCTGATTTTGTCGCCACCACACAGGCAGAGCTGCAAAGCCTGCCCAATGTGCAAATCCTTGCCCGCACCACCGCTTTCGGCTGGTATGATGGCAATGTGTTTGGCGCGGTGGAGCGGGTGCAAAAACACATCGCTGTCCCTGCTGCCAACCGCCCGGTGGAGCGGCTTTGGCGCATTGCGACGAAGAAAGCCATTTTGGCCACGGGTGCCGAGGAGCGCCCGCTGGTGTTCGGCGGCAATGATATTCCGGGTGTGATGATGGCAGGCGCCATGCGCCGCTATCTCAACCACTATGGCGTCGCGCTGGGCAAGAAGACGGCCATCTTCACCACCAATGACAGCGGCTATGCACTGGCGGCAGACCTTGAAGCCGCAGGCGTTAGAGTCACAGCCCTGATCGATAGTCGCCGTGATGCAACGATCGCTTATCAGGGCAAGGCGCGATTGGTGCGTGGTGGTTTGGTCAGCAATGTTTACGGCGGGAAATCCGTTGAGGGGCTTGATCTCTGGCGCGAAGGGCAGTTGGAACGGCTTGAGGTGGATAGTCTTGCCATGTCGGGCGGCTTCTCGCCGATCATTCATCTGGCTTGCCATCGGGGTGGTAAGCCGCGTTGGTCAGATGAGCATTCGGCCTTTTTGGCTCCGGAGGGTTTGAACAATCTGGTTTTGGCGGGTTCTGCGTCTGGTGTCTTCGGGATTGTGGCCTCAATGGCGTCTGGTTTTGAGCAGGCAAAACAAGCATTGACGGCTCTGGGTTTCACGATTCAAACGCTGGATATGCCGAGTGTTGAGGGTGACATTATCCCCACTCCAGCCAAGCCAGTCTGGTCCATTCCCGGCATCAAAACCAAGGCCTTCGTGGATTTCCAAAACGACGTCCATACCAAGGATCTCGGCCTTGCAGTGCAGGAAGGCTATGGCCATGTAGAGCTTGCCAAGCGCTACACCACCAATGGCATGGCAACCGATCAGGGCAAGCTCTCCAATGTCAATGCCATCGGGTTGTTGGCGGAAGCCCGGCGCGTATCTCCGGCAGAGGTTGGTACCACGACGTTTCGGCCCTTCTACACCCCGGTGTCCTTTGGCGCGCTGGCTGGCACATCGCATGGCAAACATTTTCAGCCGGTGCGGAAATCACCCTTGCATGATTGGGCCGCAAAGAACGGTGCCACCTTTGTGGAAACCGGACTGTGGTATCGCTCGGCATGGTTCCCACAATCCGGGGAAAACGGCTGGCGCAAAAGCGTGGACCGCGAGGTCAAAAACGTCCGGACCAACGCCGGGATTTGCGATGTTTCCATGCTGGGCAAAATCGAGATTTGCGGGCCGGATGCGGCGGAGTTCTTGAACCGTGTCTATTGCAACGCCTTTTTGAAACTGCCCGTGGGCAAGGCCCGCTATGGGCTGATGCTGCGCGAAGATGGCTTTATCTATGACGATGGCACCACCAGCCGCATGGACGAAAACCGCTACTTCATGACCACCACCACGGCCTATGCGGCGGGCGTGATGAACCATCTGGAATTCTGCGCCCAAGTGCATTGGCCAGAGCTGGATGTGCGGCTGGCGTCTGTGACCGATCAGTGGGCGCAAATGGCAGTGGCTGGGCCAAAATCCCGCGCCATTCTGCAAAAACTGGTTGATGAGGATATTTCCAACGAGGCCTTTCCCTATCTTGCCGCCAAGGATGTGTCCCTCTTGGGTGGTCGATTGAAGGGGCGGCTGTTTCGTATTTCCTTCTCAGGCGAACTGGCGTTTGAGCTGGCCGTTCCTGCCGATTTTGGCGAAAGCATTGCCGATGCAGTGATGCTGGCGGGCAAGGAACATGGCATTCAGCCCTATGGCATCGAAGCCTTGTCAGTGCTGCGCATCGAAAAAGGCCATGTGACCCACAATGAAATCAATGGCACGGTGGTGCCTGCCGATCTCGGCTTCGGCAAAATGGTCAGTGCCGCAAAGCCTGATTTTATCGGCAAGCATATGCTCAACCGCGAAGGCCTGACGGCCCCGGATCGCCCACAACTGGTCGGCGTTGTGCCTCTGGATGCTAAAACAAGCTTCAAAACGGGCGCGCATATTCTGAACAAGAATGCCGATCCAACGCTTGAGAATGATCAGGGCTATGTCACCTCATCCTGCTTCTCACCGCATGTTGGCTGCACCATTGGCCTTGCGCTGGTGAAGGGCGGTGCCGCTCGCCATGGTGAGGAGGTGCTGGTCTGGAATGGTCTTCGCAACGAGTTTACGCCCGCCAAGCTGGTCAGCCCGGTTTTTGTTGATCCCAACAATGAGAAGCTTCATGTCTGA
- a CDS encoding sarcosine oxidase subunit delta, with protein MASLIPCPHCGPRPKEEYTIKGAALARPAPDAGPDVWHDYVYLRDNPRGAYEEYWHHTSGCRRWIVVCRDTATHEISASFDASTRKGVSA; from the coding sequence ATGGCGAGCCTTATTCCCTGCCCCCATTGCGGGCCACGACCCAAAGAAGAATATACCATCAAGGGTGCCGCTCTTGCACGTCCAGCGCCCGATGCTGGTCCTGATGTCTGGCATGATTACGTTTACTTGCGCGATAACCCGCGTGGAGCCTATGAGGAATATTGGCACCACACCTCCGGTTGCCGTCGCTGGATTGTGGTGTGCCGCGACACCGCCACCCACGAAATTTCCGCAAGCTTTGATGCATCAACACGCAAAGGGGTGAGCGCATGA
- a CDS encoding sarcosine oxidase subunit beta family protein → MRYSALSIFLNGLRGNKNWAAHWRQPEPKPHYDVVIVGGGGHGLATAYYLSKTFGIKNIAVVEKGYIGSGNVGRNTTIIRSNYLLPGNNPFYEFSMKLWEGLEQDFNFNAMVSQRGVVNLYHSDAQRDAYTRRGNAMRLHGVDAELLDRDAIKAMLPFLDYDNARFPIQGGLMQRRGGTVRHDAVAWGYARGADTHGVDILQNCEVTGIRRENGKAVGVETTRGFIGCGKLALAAAGNSSGVAEMAGLKLPMESHVLQAFVSEGLKPFIDCVVTFGAGHFYVSQSDKGGLVFGGDIDGYNSYAQRGNLATVEHVAEAGKAMIPALSRIRVLRSWGGVMDMSMDGSPIIDKVHLDNLYLNSGWCYGGFKATPASGYCFAHLIAKGESHETARAFRLDRFERGHIIDEKGQGAQPNLH, encoded by the coding sequence ATGCGCTATTCGGCTTTGTCGATTTTTCTGAACGGTCTTCGTGGCAATAAAAACTGGGCCGCCCATTGGCGACAGCCGGAGCCAAAGCCCCATTATGATGTGGTGATTGTTGGCGGCGGTGGCCATGGGCTGGCCACCGCCTATTACCTTTCCAAAACCTTCGGCATCAAAAACATCGCCGTGGTGGAAAAGGGCTATATCGGTTCCGGCAATGTCGGGCGCAACACCACTATCATCCGCTCCAATTATCTGTTGCCGGGCAACAATCCCTTCTACGAATTCTCCATGAAACTATGGGAAGGGCTGGAGCAGGATTTCAATTTCAATGCCATGGTGTCGCAGCGCGGTGTGGTCAATCTCTACCATTCTGATGCCCAGCGTGATGCCTATACAAGGCGCGGCAATGCCATGCGCCTGCATGGCGTGGATGCCGAATTGCTGGACCGCGACGCCATCAAGGCCATGCTGCCGTTTCTGGATTACGACAATGCTCGCTTTCCCATTCAAGGCGGTTTGATGCAGCGGCGCGGTGGCACGGTGCGCCATGATGCCGTGGCTTGGGGCTATGCTCGGGGTGCGGATACTCACGGGGTAGACATTCTTCAAAACTGCGAAGTCACTGGAATTCGCCGCGAAAATGGTAAGGCGGTGGGGGTGGAAACCACACGTGGCTTCATCGGTTGCGGCAAGCTGGCGCTGGCGGCTGCGGGCAATTCATCCGGCGTGGCGGAAATGGCGGGGTTGAAATTGCCGATGGAAAGCCATGTGCTGCAAGCCTTTGTCTCGGAGGGGCTAAAACCCTTTATCGATTGCGTCGTCACCTTTGGCGCGGGCCATTTCTACGTATCACAATCGGATAAGGGCGGGCTGGTGTTTGGCGGCGATATTGATGGCTATAATTCTTACGCCCAGCGCGGCAATCTCGCCACCGTTGAGCATGTGGCGGAAGCGGGCAAGGCGATGATTCCGGCGCTGTCGCGCATCCGCGTACTGCGCAGCTGGGGCGGTGTGATGGACATGAGCATGGATGGCTCGCCGATTATCGACAAGGTGCATCTGGACAATCTCTATCTCAATTCCGGCTGGTGCTATGGCGGCTTCAAAGCCACGCCTGCCTCGGGCTATTGCTTTGCCCATCTCATCGCCAAGGGCGAGAGCCACGAAACGGCGCGTGCCTTCCGGCTGGATCGGTTTGAACGCGGCCACATCATCGATGAAAAGGGCCAGGGTGCCCAGCCGAACCTTCACTAA
- a CDS encoding GlxA family transcriptional regulator: MSENSSTQTYGFVLTPNFALMSFSSATEPLRAANLLAQTPLYAIRPLSLRGQAVRCSAGFDITCGDLAAEGPACHTLFVVAGGNPIDWIHTSDMHATLRKLSRQGVRIGGISSGAYVLAQAGLLQERDFTIHWEHAPALREAFPDLAPRQARYVLDGDRLTCGGGVAPLDMMHALIGERMGPEFARRVSDWYLHTAVTEASAPQRGSSVERFGTHHPALVTALEKMEATLENPLDRQTIARLVGITPRHLDRLFASHMEASFHDTYRHMRLAHARKLLEQSPLSLSEIAFATGFSSASHFSRAFKQQFGIQPKSVRS, from the coding sequence ATGAGCGAAAACTCCAGCACCCAGACCTATGGCTTCGTCCTGACGCCGAATTTTGCGCTGATGTCCTTCTCATCCGCCACCGAGCCGCTGCGCGCCGCCAATCTGTTGGCGCAAACACCGCTTTATGCCATCAGGCCGCTTTCCCTCCGAGGACAAGCGGTGCGCTGTTCGGCAGGCTTTGATATTACCTGCGGTGATCTGGCCGCAGAAGGCCCGGCCTGCCACACGCTGTTTGTGGTAGCGGGCGGCAATCCGATAGACTGGATTCATACCAGTGACATGCACGCAACTTTGCGCAAACTCTCCCGACAAGGGGTGCGCATTGGCGGCATTTCCAGCGGGGCCTATGTTTTGGCGCAAGCGGGCCTGTTGCAGGAGCGGGATTTTACCATTCATTGGGAACACGCTCCTGCCCTTCGGGAAGCCTTTCCCGACCTTGCCCCGCGCCAAGCCCGCTACGTGCTGGATGGTGATCGGCTGACCTGCGGCGGTGGCGTTGCCCCTCTCGATATGATGCATGCTTTGATTGGCGAGCGGATGGGGCCGGAATTTGCCCGCCGAGTCAGCGATTGGTATCTGCACACGGCCGTCACAGAAGCGAGCGCGCCGCAGCGCGGCTCATCGGTGGAGCGTTTTGGCACCCATCACCCGGCACTGGTGACGGCATTGGAAAAAATGGAAGCCACATTGGAAAATCCGCTGGATCGGCAGACGATTGCGCGGCTAGTGGGCATTACGCCCCGGCATCTGGATCGGCTGTTCGCTAGCCATATGGAGGCGAGTTTTCACGACACCTATCGCCACATGCGGCTTGCCCATGCGCGCAAACTTTTGGAGCAAAGTCCGCTGTCGCTGTCAGAAATTGCCTTTGCCACCGGCTTTTCCAGCGCCTCGCATTTTTCACGGGCGTTCAAACAGCAGTTTGGCATTCAGCCAAAATCGGTTAGATCGTAA
- a CDS encoding helix-turn-helix domain-containing protein yields the protein MAKSETKAAKAAKAILAQDPHAVREPRANNLEMAIGHEVRTFRKKLGITVADLATATGMSVGMLSKIENGNISASLGTLQSLSKALGVPMTAFFKGYEEPRSASFVKAGEGVHLERRGTRAGHHYSLLGHIENNTSGVVVEPYLITLNTESDVFPTFQHEGMEFLYMLEGEVVYRHGESLYRMQPGDSLFFDADAPHGPEELVALPARYLSIISYPHQK from the coding sequence ATGGCCAAGAGTGAGACAAAGGCAGCAAAGGCGGCCAAGGCAATATTGGCGCAAGACCCCCATGCTGTGCGCGAACCACGGGCCAATAATCTGGAAATGGCCATTGGCCATGAGGTGCGGACTTTTCGCAAAAAACTCGGCATCACGGTGGCCGATCTGGCAACGGCCACGGGCATGTCTGTCGGCATGTTGTCCAAGATTGAAAACGGCAATATTTCCGCCTCGCTCGGGACGTTGCAATCGCTCTCCAAGGCGCTGGGCGTGCCGATGACTGCCTTTTTCAAAGGTTATGAAGAGCCGCGTAGTGCAAGCTTCGTCAAGGCAGGTGAAGGCGTGCATCTGGAGCGGCGAGGCACCCGTGCTGGTCATCATTACAGCTTGCTGGGCCACATCGAAAACAACACCTCCGGCGTGGTGGTGGAGCCTTACTTGATCACGCTCAACACCGAATCCGATGTGTTTCCCACCTTTCAGCATGAGGGGATGGAGTTTCTCTACATGCTCGAAGGCGAGGTGGTCTATCGCCATGGCGAGAGCCTCTATCGGATGCAGCCGGGAGACAGCTTGTTTTTTGATGCCGATGCCCCGCATGGCCCCGAAGAACTGGTGGCGCTGCCTGCCCGTTATCTCTCCATCATTTCCTACCCGCATCAAAAATAA
- a CDS encoding class II glutamine amidotransferase, protein MCGIVGLFLKDKSLEPQLGAMLSDMLITMTDRGPDSAGIAIYGAGEKGKAKITIQSPEPSVDFAGLDADLTKAGIPAQVTVKSTHAVIDIDAAKLGDIRGVLSEIRPNVRIMGSGESVEIFKEIGLPKDVVARFDVRSMGGSHGIGHTRMATESAVTTLGAHPFSTGADQCLVHNGSLSNHNNLRRELIREGIKFETQNDSEVAAAYLTAEMAKGKDLGQALTGALDDLDGFFTFVVGTKSGFGVVRDPIACKPAVMAETDQYVAFGSEYRALVNLPGIDTARIWEPEPATVYFWDHEKAA, encoded by the coding sequence ATGTGCGGCATTGTTGGATTGTTCCTGAAAGACAAGAGCCTTGAACCTCAGCTGGGAGCCATGCTCTCGGATATGCTGATCACCATGACCGATCGCGGCCCGGATTCTGCGGGCATTGCGATTTACGGCGCAGGTGAAAAGGGCAAGGCGAAAATTACCATTCAATCACCGGAACCCTCGGTGGATTTTGCTGGTCTCGATGCTGATCTCACCAAGGCTGGCATTCCAGCGCAGGTGACGGTGAAAAGCACCCATGCGGTGATTGATATTGATGCAGCAAAGCTTGGCGACATACGTGGCGTTTTGAGCGAGATTCGCCCGAATGTCCGCATCATGGGTTCTGGTGAAAGTGTCGAGATTTTCAAGGAAATCGGTCTGCCGAAGGATGTTGTGGCCCGCTTTGATGTGCGCTCGATGGGCGGCAGCCACGGCATTGGCCACACCCGTATGGCCACAGAGAGTGCGGTGACCACGCTGGGCGCACATCCGTTTTCCACGGGGGCCGATCAATGCCTTGTGCACAATGGTTCCCTCTCCAACCACAACAATTTGCGCCGTGAATTGATCCGCGAAGGCATCAAATTTGAAACCCAGAACGACTCCGAAGTGGCCGCCGCTTACCTCACGGCTGAAATGGCCAAGGGTAAGGATCTTGGGCAGGCGCTGACGGGTGCGCTGGATGATCTCGATGGCTTTTTCACCTTCGTGGTTGGCACCAAATCCGGCTTTGGCGTGGTGCGCGATCCCATCGCCTGCAAGCCTGCGGTGATGGCCGAGACGGACCAATATGTGGCTTTTGGCTCTGAGTATCGCGCGCTGGTCAATCTGCCGGGCATCGATACCGCCCGCATCTGGGAGCCGGAACCCGCCACCGTTTATTTCTGGGACCACGAAAAAGCAGCTTGA
- a CDS encoding GXGXG domain-containing protein, whose protein sequence is MPIFDLSQTPLRELNSALHAVTSGANDTNFEIINPRGHHAVAVGIDSPVTVEVKGSVGYYCAGMNDGGTVTVHGSAGPGVAENMMSGTVIIEGDASQYAGATGQGGLLVIKGNAASRCGISMKGIDIVVQGNIGHMSAFMGQSGHLVVLGDAGEALGDSLYEAKLFVRGTVKSLGADCIEKAMKPKHLEKLAELLTKAGITDVKPEEFKRYGSARKLYNFNIDNADAY, encoded by the coding sequence ATGCCAATCTTTGATCTTTCCCAAACCCCGCTGCGCGAATTGAACAGCGCTTTGCATGCTGTGACATCCGGGGCCAATGACACCAACTTTGAAATTATCAATCCACGCGGCCATCATGCGGTGGCGGTTGGCATTGATAGTCCAGTCACTGTCGAGGTGAAGGGCTCGGTTGGCTATTATTGCGCTGGCATGAATGATGGCGGCACCGTCACCGTGCATGGTTCTGCCGGTCCCGGTGTTGCTGAAAACATGATGTCCGGCACGGTGATTATTGAAGGCGACGCCAGCCAATATGCCGGGGCCACGGGCCAAGGTGGCCTGCTGGTGATCAAGGGCAATGCGGCCTCGCGTTGCGGCATTTCCATGAAGGGTATTGATATTGTCGTACAGGGCAATATCGGCCACATGTCCGCCTTTATGGGTCAATCTGGCCATCTGGTGGTGCTGGGTGATGCGGGTGAAGCGCTTGGCGACTCACTCTACGAGGCCAAGCTGTTTGTGCGTGGCACGGTGAAAAGCCTTGGTGCCGATTGCATCGAAAAAGCGATGAAGCCCAAGCATCTGGAAAAGCTGGCGGAGCTTCTGACGAAAGCAGGCATCACCGATGTGAAGCCGGAAGAATTCAAGCGTTACGGCTCTGCCCGCAAGCTTTACAATTTCAACATTGACAACGCAGACGCCTATTAA